A stretch of Henckelia pumila isolate YLH828 chromosome 4, ASM3356847v2, whole genome shotgun sequence DNA encodes these proteins:
- the LOC140864368 gene encoding uncharacterized protein isoform X1: MAATATATTAGLVLLVLYVLSRRFSSSEEEPECGGDRTQLKSRSAKKRLQRRPAQAPATWLETMSTLSETLRFTYAETFGKWPIGDLAFGIKYFIQRQGNLQVASVYAGEESVQLNGAETIDQLYYYLRLLTLCMLFSKKPFHLFLESAGFSEAHVLLQKPKAALLKPAFTVLRDENSKCFLLLIRGTHSIKDTLTAALGAVVPFHHSVLHDGGISNLVLGYAHCGMVAAARWIAKLSTPTLLKALEQNPDYDVKIVGHSLGGGTAALLTYILREQKEFSASTCVTFAPAACMTWELAESGKHFITTIINGSDLVPTFSVASVDDLRSEVTSSSWLSDLRDQVEQNRVLKIVYHSAIALGSCLASMSNAKARVAGAGAFLRPVSSSTQVVMKHAQDVAQAVVGTRSSISSWTCIGPRRRAVVSSSNSKTDDLPEFPLIIAERASETLIMSTDSSINRAEYHSLSSGEYGPDEIDEDGDLIRIDKVIATSSIEEITEGELWHELEMKLNMKDSEGNSQIPEEEEEDVVNEIIEEEKLRSDALDSQTPRSLSDVSDSHHFYPPGKIMHIVSIPSSEPNNPGFVDIEEERVGIYETSRELYSKLRLSRTMIKDHFMPMYKNMMELLIVQLENELDSSILKT; encoded by the exons ATGGCGGCGACGGCGACGGCGACGACGGCGGGGTTGGTGCTGCTAGTGTTGTATGTTTTGAGTCGACGGTTTTCATCCTCGGAGGAGGAACCAGAGTGTGGCGGTGATCGTACGCAGTTGAAGAGTAGATCGGCAAAGAAACGGTTGCAACGGCGGCCAGCTCAGGCACCTGCCACTTGGCTGGAGACAATGTCTACGCTGTCGGAGACGTTGAGGTTTACGTACGCGGAAACTTTTGGAAAGTGGCCGATCGGTGATTTGGCTTTCGGAATTAAGTATTTCATTCAAAGGCAG GGTAATTTACAAGTTGCAAGTGTGTACGCTGGAGAAGAGTCTGTGCAACTGAATGGCGCTGAAACCATTGATCAATTGTATTACTATTTAAGACTGCTAACCCTGTGTATGCTTTTCTCCAAAAAGCCCTTTCACTTGTTTTTGGAGTCTGCCGGATTCTCTGAAGCGCACGTCCTCCTGCAGAAGCCCAAAGCCGCG cttttgaAGCCTGCCTTCACAGTTTTACGTGATGAAAACTCCAAGTGCTTCCTTCTCTTGATTCGGGGTACCCACAGTATTAAAGACACATTGACTGCTGCACTCGGTGCGGTGGTCCCTTTTCACCACTCAGTTTTGCATGATGGTGGAATAAGCAATCTGGTTCTTGGATATGCACATTGTGGAATGGTTGCTGCTGCTCGGTGGATAGCAAAACTCAGCACTCCAACCTTGCTCAAGGCTCTTGAACAAAATCCTGACTATGATGTTAAG ATTGTTGGTCATTCACTTGGTGGTGGTACAGCTGCATTGCTGACATACATACTCAGGGAACAGAaagaattctctgcaagcacatGCGTTACTTTTGCTCCAG CTGCCTGCATGACGTGGGAGTTGGCCGAGTCGGGAAAACACTTCATTACTACAATCATTAATGGCTCTGATCTGGTGCCCACGTTTTCCGTTGCTTCAGTGGATGATCTTCGTTCAGAG GTAACATCGTCATCTTGGTTAAGTGATCTCCGTGATCAAGTTGAACAGAACAGAGTTTTGAAGATCGTCTATCACTCTGCTATTGCTCTTGGATCATGTCTAGCATCCATGTCAAATGCAAAAGCAAGGGTTGCTGGTGCAGGTGCATTTTTACGCCCTGTCTCCAGCAGTACTCAG GTTGTGATGAAACACGCACAAGATGTAGCCCAGGCAGTTGTTGGGACCCGTTCTTCTATCTCATCATGGACATGTATAGGCCCCAGACGACGTGCAGTGGTATCTTCATCAAACTCTAAAACTGATGACTTACCCGAGTTTCCTCTTATCATCGCTGAGAGAGCATCCGAAACTCTTATTATGAGCACGGATTCTTCGATAAACAGAGCAGAATATCATTCCCTGAGCAGCGGAGAATATGGTCCAGATGAGATTGATGAAGATGGAGATCTCATTCGGATAGATAAAGTTATTGCCACTTCTAGTATTGAAGAGATCACCGAAGGTGAGTTGTGGCACGAACTCGAAATGAAGCTCAACATGAAAGACAGTGAAGGCAACTCTCAGataccagaggaagaagaagaggatGTGGTTAACGAAATAATCGAAGAGGAGAAGTTACGTTCCGATGCACTGGATAGCCAAACACCCCGCTCTCTATCAGATGTTTCAGATAGCCACCATTTCTATCCTCCAGGAAAAATAATGCATATAGTTTCTATCCCGTCTTCTGAGCCGAACAATCCAGGTTTTGTTGACATAGAAGAGGAGAGAGTTGGTATCTATGAGACGTCGAGAGAATTGTACAGTAAGCTTCGGCTCTCTAGGACTATGATAAAAGATCATTTTATGCCGATGTACAAGAACATGATGGAACTCTTGATTGTACAGCTAGAAAACGAGTTGGATTCTAGTATTTTAAAGACATAA
- the LOC140864368 gene encoding uncharacterized protein isoform X2 gives MAATATATTAGLVLLVLYVLSRRFSSSEEEPECGGDRTQLKSRSAKKRLQRRPAQAPATWLETMSTLSETLRFTYAETFGKWPIGDLAFGIKYFIQRQGNLQVASVYAGEESVQLNGAETIDQLYYYLRLLTLCMLFSKKPFHLFLESAGFSEAHVLLQKPKAAPAFTVLRDENSKCFLLLIRGTHSIKDTLTAALGAVVPFHHSVLHDGGISNLVLGYAHCGMVAAARWIAKLSTPTLLKALEQNPDYDVKIVGHSLGGGTAALLTYILREQKEFSASTCVTFAPAACMTWELAESGKHFITTIINGSDLVPTFSVASVDDLRSEVTSSSWLSDLRDQVEQNRVLKIVYHSAIALGSCLASMSNAKARVAGAGAFLRPVSSSTQVVMKHAQDVAQAVVGTRSSISSWTCIGPRRRAVVSSSNSKTDDLPEFPLIIAERASETLIMSTDSSINRAEYHSLSSGEYGPDEIDEDGDLIRIDKVIATSSIEEITEGELWHELEMKLNMKDSEGNSQIPEEEEEDVVNEIIEEEKLRSDALDSQTPRSLSDVSDSHHFYPPGKIMHIVSIPSSEPNNPGFVDIEEERVGIYETSRELYSKLRLSRTMIKDHFMPMYKNMMELLIVQLENELDSSILKT, from the exons ATGGCGGCGACGGCGACGGCGACGACGGCGGGGTTGGTGCTGCTAGTGTTGTATGTTTTGAGTCGACGGTTTTCATCCTCGGAGGAGGAACCAGAGTGTGGCGGTGATCGTACGCAGTTGAAGAGTAGATCGGCAAAGAAACGGTTGCAACGGCGGCCAGCTCAGGCACCTGCCACTTGGCTGGAGACAATGTCTACGCTGTCGGAGACGTTGAGGTTTACGTACGCGGAAACTTTTGGAAAGTGGCCGATCGGTGATTTGGCTTTCGGAATTAAGTATTTCATTCAAAGGCAG GGTAATTTACAAGTTGCAAGTGTGTACGCTGGAGAAGAGTCTGTGCAACTGAATGGCGCTGAAACCATTGATCAATTGTATTACTATTTAAGACTGCTAACCCTGTGTATGCTTTTCTCCAAAAAGCCCTTTCACTTGTTTTTGGAGTCTGCCGGATTCTCTGAAGCGCACGTCCTCCTGCAGAAGCCCAAAGCCGCG CCTGCCTTCACAGTTTTACGTGATGAAAACTCCAAGTGCTTCCTTCTCTTGATTCGGGGTACCCACAGTATTAAAGACACATTGACTGCTGCACTCGGTGCGGTGGTCCCTTTTCACCACTCAGTTTTGCATGATGGTGGAATAAGCAATCTGGTTCTTGGATATGCACATTGTGGAATGGTTGCTGCTGCTCGGTGGATAGCAAAACTCAGCACTCCAACCTTGCTCAAGGCTCTTGAACAAAATCCTGACTATGATGTTAAG ATTGTTGGTCATTCACTTGGTGGTGGTACAGCTGCATTGCTGACATACATACTCAGGGAACAGAaagaattctctgcaagcacatGCGTTACTTTTGCTCCAG CTGCCTGCATGACGTGGGAGTTGGCCGAGTCGGGAAAACACTTCATTACTACAATCATTAATGGCTCTGATCTGGTGCCCACGTTTTCCGTTGCTTCAGTGGATGATCTTCGTTCAGAG GTAACATCGTCATCTTGGTTAAGTGATCTCCGTGATCAAGTTGAACAGAACAGAGTTTTGAAGATCGTCTATCACTCTGCTATTGCTCTTGGATCATGTCTAGCATCCATGTCAAATGCAAAAGCAAGGGTTGCTGGTGCAGGTGCATTTTTACGCCCTGTCTCCAGCAGTACTCAG GTTGTGATGAAACACGCACAAGATGTAGCCCAGGCAGTTGTTGGGACCCGTTCTTCTATCTCATCATGGACATGTATAGGCCCCAGACGACGTGCAGTGGTATCTTCATCAAACTCTAAAACTGATGACTTACCCGAGTTTCCTCTTATCATCGCTGAGAGAGCATCCGAAACTCTTATTATGAGCACGGATTCTTCGATAAACAGAGCAGAATATCATTCCCTGAGCAGCGGAGAATATGGTCCAGATGAGATTGATGAAGATGGAGATCTCATTCGGATAGATAAAGTTATTGCCACTTCTAGTATTGAAGAGATCACCGAAGGTGAGTTGTGGCACGAACTCGAAATGAAGCTCAACATGAAAGACAGTGAAGGCAACTCTCAGataccagaggaagaagaagaggatGTGGTTAACGAAATAATCGAAGAGGAGAAGTTACGTTCCGATGCACTGGATAGCCAAACACCCCGCTCTCTATCAGATGTTTCAGATAGCCACCATTTCTATCCTCCAGGAAAAATAATGCATATAGTTTCTATCCCGTCTTCTGAGCCGAACAATCCAGGTTTTGTTGACATAGAAGAGGAGAGAGTTGGTATCTATGAGACGTCGAGAGAATTGTACAGTAAGCTTCGGCTCTCTAGGACTATGATAAAAGATCATTTTATGCCGATGTACAAGAACATGATGGAACTCTTGATTGTACAGCTAGAAAACGAGTTGGATTCTAGTATTTTAAAGACATAA